Proteins from a single region of Campylobacter sputorum:
- the map gene encoding type I methionyl aminopeptidase, which yields MAISLKNAKDLEGLRVANKIVAQALDYTGEFLRSGMTLLEVDKLIDDFITSKGAYPAFKGLYDFPNAACLSLNEVVIHGIPDNTILKEGDILGVDIGSKINGYYGDSARTYPIGKISKQDEDLINCSKDALYFAIDNIKVGMHFKELSYKIEHFILKRGFVPLKGFCGHGIGKRPHEEPEIPNYLEGNNPKSGPKIKNGMVFCIEPMICQKDGTPVIGSDNWRVTSKDGLRTSHYEHCIAILNNKVEILSRI from the coding sequence ATGGCAATTTCTTTAAAAAATGCCAAAGATTTAGAAGGGCTTAGGGTTGCAAATAAGATTGTAGCACAAGCTCTTGATTATACCGGAGAGTTTTTACGATCCGGTATGACCTTGCTTGAGGTTGATAAACTAATAGATGATTTTATAACTTCAAAAGGTGCTTATCCTGCATTTAAAGGACTTTATGATTTTCCAAATGCAGCTTGTCTTTCTTTAAATGAAGTTGTAATTCATGGTATTCCAGATAATACTATTTTAAAGGAAGGCGATATTTTGGGTGTTGATATAGGTAGTAAAATAAATGGCTATTATGGAGATAGTGCTAGAACATACCCAATAGGAAAAATTTCAAAACAAGATGAAGATCTTATAAACTGCTCTAAAGATGCTCTTTATTTTGCTATAGATAATATAAAAGTAGGAATGCATTTTAAAGAGTTAAGCTATAAAATAGAACATTTTATACTAAAAAGAGGCTTTGTTCCTTTAAAAGGATTTTGTGGTCACGGAATAGGAAAAAGACCTCACGAAGAGCCAGAAATTCCAAATTATTTAGAGGGAAATAATCCCAAATCTGGACCAAAGATAAAAAATGGTATGGTGTTTTGTATAGAACCTATGATATGCCAAAAAGATGGCACTCCTGTCATTGGAAGTGATAATTGGAGAGTTACTAGTAAAGACGGACTTAGAACTAGCCATTATGAACACTGTATAGCTATTTTAAACAACAAAGTAGAAATTTTAAGTAGAATTTAA
- a CDS encoding NADH-quinone oxidoreductase subunit C, with the protein MRRYSNLKDTSKKNYYKDRFFKANQTQKIDPLQTFFKDEINTLTNFNIINSYVEFNTLVIYINSIDNVDIITSLKNFGYEMLCEMSGIDFIAQKNGIEVFYELLSISKKRRVRVKTFVKTDEMLKSVANIYKSANWAERELYDMMGVLFKNHPNLKRLIMPDDWFDHPLRKSYPLQGDERAKWYEIDTIYGKDFRNVVGEENRDSGFVDSKDTFNFSMLYHETPKGEDRPIKPYKQEYQEENGVKFVKKIKRDNCKILDKRP; encoded by the coding sequence ATGAGAAGATATTCTAATTTAAAAGATACATCAAAAAAAAATTATTATAAAGATAGATTTTTCAAAGCCAATCAAACACAAAAAATAGATCCCTTGCAAACTTTTTTCAAAGATGAAATCAACACACTTACTAACTTTAATATAATAAATTCTTATGTTGAGTTTAATACACTTGTAATTTATATAAACAGCATTGATAATGTAGATATTATAACAAGTCTAAAAAATTTTGGCTATGAGATGTTGTGTGAGATGAGTGGAATCGATTTTATAGCTCAAAAAAATGGTATTGAAGTGTTTTATGAACTTCTTAGTATTTCTAAAAAAAGAAGAGTAAGAGTTAAAACATTTGTAAAAACTGATGAGATGCTAAAAAGCGTTGCAAATATTTATAAAAGTGCAAATTGGGCAGAGAGAGAACTTTATGATATGATGGGGGTTTTATTTAAAAACCACCCAAATTTAAAACGCCTTATTATGCCAGATGATTGGTTTGATCATCCTTTGCGTAAATCTTATCCATTGCAAGGAGACGAAAGAGCCAAATGGTATGAGATAGATACGATATATGGAAAAGATTTTAGAAATGTGGTTGGTGAAGAAAATAGAGATAGTGGTTTTGTAGATAGCAAAGATACTTTTAATTTTTCTATGCTTTACCATGAAACACCAAAAGGCGAAGATAGACCAATTAAGCCTTATAAACAAGAGTATCAAGAAGAAAATGGCGTTAAATTTGTAAAAAAAATTAAACGAGATAATTGTAAAATTTTGGATAAAAGACCTTAA
- the nuoD gene encoding NADH dehydrogenase (quinone) subunit D: protein MQDTNRLKPYFENIEFQKENCRMILNFGPQHPAAHGQLQLVLELDGEKITRAMPGVGYMHRGIEKMAENMIYNEFMPVTDRIDYIASSSNNYAFIGAVEKLCGIEVPRRAQIIRTILLELNRIVSHLLFLGTHSLDIGAMTVFLYAFREREYILDLIEEYCGARLTHSSIKFGGVFVDLTDGWVDKMLAFCDKFPNDIKTYENLLEENRIWKMRTIDVGIISKEMALNCGCSGIMLRASGVEYDIRKEEPYLIYDELDFDVPYATSGDCYARFKLYLEEMKQCISILRQCATLYRQSEPKLLADSPEFVSASKEQIMTQNYSLMQHFVLVTQGMKPPCGEIYFPTESPKGELAFYIYSTGESRPYRLKIRTPSFWHCAIYENILPGCYLSDVSAIVSSSNIILGEVDR, encoded by the coding sequence ATGCAAGATACAAATAGATTAAAACCTTATTTTGAAAATATCGAATTTCAAAAAGAAAATTGTAGAATGATACTAAATTTCGGTCCACAACACCCAGCTGCTCACGGGCAACTCCAGCTTGTTTTAGAACTTGATGGAGAAAAAATAACAAGAGCGATGCCAGGAGTTGGTTATATGCACAGAGGCATAGAAAAAATGGCTGAAAATATGATATACAATGAGTTTATGCCTGTAACTGATAGGATTGATTATATAGCTTCATCATCAAACAACTATGCGTTTATTGGAGCTGTTGAAAAGCTTTGTGGCATTGAAGTGCCAAGAAGAGCTCAAATAATTCGCACAATTTTGCTTGAATTAAATAGAATTGTTTCGCACTTACTCTTTTTAGGAACTCACTCTCTTGACATAGGTGCAATGACAGTGTTTTTGTATGCATTTAGAGAAAGAGAGTATATTTTAGATTTGATTGAAGAGTATTGCGGTGCAAGATTGACTCATAGTTCTATTAAATTTGGTGGAGTTTTTGTTGATTTGACAGATGGATGGGTAGATAAAATGCTTGCATTTTGTGATAAATTTCCAAATGATATCAAAACATATGAAAATTTGCTAGAAGAAAATAGAATTTGGAAAATGAGAACAATTGATGTTGGCATTATATCAAAAGAGATGGCATTAAACTGCGGTTGTAGTGGGATTATGCTAAGAGCTAGTGGCGTTGAGTATGATATAAGAAAAGAAGAGCCATATCTTATATATGATGAGCTAGATTTTGATGTGCCTTATGCAACAAGTGGAGATTGTTATGCTAGATTTAAGCTTTATTTAGAAGAAATGAAGCAATGCATTAGTATTTTAAGACAATGTGCTACTTTATACAGACAAAGTGAACCAAAACTTCTTGCCGATTCACCTGAGTTTGTAAGTGCTTCAAAAGAACAAATTATGACTCAAAACTACTCTTTGATGCAGCATTTTGTATTAGTTACTCAAGGAATGAAGCCACCTTGTGGAGAAATTTATTTCCCAACTGAATCTCCTAAAGGAGAACTTGCTTTTTATATATATTCAACCGGAGAAAGTAGACCTTATAGACTAAAAATACGAACCCCAAGTTTTTGGCATTGTGCTATTTATGAAAATATTTTGCCAGGATGTTATTTATCTGATGTTTCTGCTATAGTTAGTAGCTCAAATATCATTTTAGGCGAGGTTGATAGATGA
- the secY gene encoding preprotein translocase subunit SecY gives MNKTLTNRILITLAFLFAYRILAYVPVPGVNADVIKEFFDSNANNALGMFNMFSGKAAERLSVISLGIMPYITASIVMELLAATFPNLGKMKKERDGMQKYMQIIRYVTIFITIVQAVGVSIGLNSMPSRSGASAIMIDNLNLFIAISAISMLCGTMLLMWIGERITQSGIGNGISLIIFAGIVSGIPSAIGGTIDLVNNGALNFLVVLAILVIIIFTVGFILYIELGERRIPISYSRKVIIQNQHKRIMNYIPIKINLSGVIPPIFASAVLMFPGTIFQASTNPYLQAINDFLSPNGYFFHVLTFLFIIFFAYFYASITFNSKDISENLKRQGGFIPGVRPGESTAKYLNEVASRLTFTGSIYLGLISTIPWLLVKFMGVPFYFGGTSVLIVVQVALDTMRKIEAQRYMNKYQTLSAVGL, from the coding sequence ATGAATAAGACATTGACCAACAGGATCTTGATCACGTTGGCATTTTTGTTTGCTTATAGGATACTGGCTTATGTGCCAGTTCCTGGAGTTAATGCTGATGTTATCAAAGAATTTTTTGATTCAAACGCTAATAACGCTCTTGGTATGTTTAATATGTTTAGCGGAAAAGCTGCTGAAAGGCTTAGTGTAATATCTCTTGGTATCATGCCCTACATAACAGCATCTATTGTTATGGAGCTTCTTGCTGCAACTTTCCCAAATTTAGGCAAAATGAAAAAAGAACGCGACGGTATGCAAAAATATATGCAAATTATCCGTTATGTTACTATCTTTATAACTATTGTTCAAGCAGTTGGAGTGAGTATAGGTTTAAATAGTATGCCAAGTAGAAGTGGTGCTAGTGCTATAATGATAGATAATCTTAATTTATTTATAGCTATTTCAGCAATATCTATGCTTTGTGGAACAATGCTTTTAATGTGGATAGGTGAGAGGATTACCCAAAGTGGTATAGGAAATGGTATAAGTTTAATAATTTTTGCAGGTATTGTTAGTGGTATTCCATCAGCAATTGGTGGCACAATAGATCTTGTAAATAATGGAGCACTTAATTTCCTTGTAGTTCTTGCTATACTTGTGATAATAATATTTACAGTAGGTTTTATACTTTACATAGAACTTGGTGAAAGACGCATACCAATAAGCTATTCAAGAAAAGTTATAATACAAAATCAACATAAACGAATAATGAATTATATTCCTATAAAGATAAATTTAAGTGGAGTTATACCCCCTATTTTCGCAAGTGCTGTTTTGATGTTTCCAGGAACTATTTTTCAAGCAAGCACAAATCCATATTTGCAAGCAATAAATGATTTTTTAAGTCCAAACGGATATTTCTTCCATGTTCTTACATTTTTATTTATAATATTTTTTGCATATTTTTACGCATCGATTACATTTAATTCAAAAGATATTAGTGAAAATTTAAAAAGGCAAGGTGGATTTATACCAGGTGTTAGACCAGGAGAGAGTACCGCAAAATATCTTAATGAAGTAGCCAGTAGATTAACTTTTACAGGTTCTATTTATCTTGGTCTTATATCCACAATTCCTTGGTTATTAGTTAAATTTATGGGAGTGCCATTTTATTTTGGAGGAACTTCTGTTCTTATCGTTGTTCAAGTTGCACTTGATACTATGAGAAAAATAGAAGCGCAAAGATATATGAATAAATATCAAACTTTAAGTGCAGTAGGTTTATAA
- the rplR gene encoding 50S ribosomal protein L18, with product MEANVLKRKISLRAKRKKSIRSKISGTNECPRVSIFKSNRTVYVQAIDDVKAVTVASCSGKKLGIKANIEGAKTLAKEFANELKKSNINKVVFDRNGYLYHGVVAAFGDSLRENGIEL from the coding sequence ATGGAAGCAAATGTATTAAAAAGAAAAATAAGCTTAAGAGCTAAGAGAAAAAAAAGTATTAGATCTAAAATTTCAGGAACAAACGAATGCCCAAGAGTTTCTATTTTTAAATCAAATAGAACAGTTTATGTTCAAGCTATAGACGATGTTAAGGCTGTAACTGTCGCTAGTTGTAGTGGTAAAAAACTTGGTATAAAAGCAAATATAGAAGGTGCAAAAACACTTGCTAAAGAATTTGCTAATGAGCTAAAAAAATCAAATATAAACAAGGTTGTTTTTGATAGAAATGGTTATTTGTATCACGGTGTTGTAGCGGCTTTTGGCGATAGCCTTAGAGAAAACGGCATAGAACTATAA
- a CDS encoding NAD(P)H-quinone oxidoreductase subunit 3, with product MQHILSDHPYFGAFFMMILSFFIFGLIIYLSSLVGKKFSNTSNEKLKTAIYESGPEAIKQPNRININFYLFGLLFILFDVEIIFMFPWAVNFKILGMFGLIEMIMFLLFIFLGFMYAWSKGAFKWHSIK from the coding sequence ATGCAACATATTTTAAGTGATCATCCGTATTTTGGCGCTTTTTTTATGATGATACTTTCTTTTTTCATATTTGGACTTATAATTTATCTATCCTCTTTAGTAGGTAAAAAATTCTCAAATACAAGCAATGAAAAGCTAAAAACGGCCATCTATGAATCTGGACCTGAGGCCATAAAACAACCAAATCGTATAAATATAAATTTTTATTTATTTGGTCTTCTTTTTATACTATTTGATGTTGAGATTATTTTTATGTTTCCTTGGGCTGTAAATTTTAAAATTTTAGGAATGTTTGGACTTATAGAAATGATTATGTTTTTACTATTTATTTTTTTAGGTTTTATGTATGCTTGGAGTAAAGGAGCGTTTAAATGGCATTCCATCAAGTAG
- a CDS encoding NuoB/complex I 20 kDa subunit family protein, whose protein sequence is MAFHQVDYAKNGGLPIVLTTVDKLIQWGRSNSLWAVSYGLACCAIEMMATGASRYDFDRFGTIFRGSVRQSEVMIIAGTLCKKHAKFTKRIYDMMPEPKWVISMGSCANTGGMFNTYSVVQGCDRIIPVDIYIPGCAPRPETLQFALMILQKKIRKETPKRAQIPKRLV, encoded by the coding sequence ATGGCATTCCATCAAGTAGATTACGCAAAAAATGGTGGCTTGCCAATAGTATTGACTACTGTTGATAAGCTAATTCAGTGGGGAAGAAGTAACTCACTTTGGGCTGTTAGTTATGGTTTAGCATGCTGTGCTATCGAAATGATGGCAACTGGTGCTTCAAGGTATGATTTTGATAGATTTGGAACTATTTTTAGGGGTTCTGTTAGACAAAGTGAAGTTATGATAATAGCAGGAACACTTTGTAAAAAACATGCCAAATTTACAAAAAGAATTTACGATATGATGCCTGAGCCAAAATGGGTTATAAGCATGGGAAGTTGTGCAAATACTGGTGGCATGTTTAATACATACTCTGTCGTTCAAGGTTGCGATAGGATAATTCCTGTTGATATTTATATACCAGGTTGTGCTCCTCGTCCTGAAACACTGCAATTTGCTCTTATGATACTTCAAAAAAAGATTAGAAAAGAGACTCCAAAAAGAGCTCAAATTCCAAAAAGGCTTGTTTAA
- a CDS encoding type Z 30S ribosomal protein S14 yields MAKKSMIAKAARKPKFKVRGYTRCKICGRPHSVYKDFGICRVCLRKMANEGLIPGLKKASW; encoded by the coding sequence ATGGCTAAAAAATCTATGATAGCAAAAGCAGCACGCAAACCTAAATTTAAGGTTCGTGGTTATACAAGATGTAAAATTTGCGGTAGACCACATTCTGTTTATAAAGATTTTGGAATTTGTAGAGTTTGCTTGAGAAAAATGGCAAATGAGGGATTAATCCCTGGTCTAAAAAAAGCAAGTTGGTAA
- a CDS encoding NADH-quinone oxidoreductase subunit G yields the protein MTIRINDQICQCDEGEYILNVARANDIFIPTMCYLSQCSPTLACRLCMGEVDGKRVYTCNAKAKDGMVVYTNTPDILEERNAIMQTYCVNHPLECGVCDKSGECHLQNLTHHMKVQTQNFSIKDSFKKVQDWGFISYDPSLCVVCERCITVCKDKIGDNILKTTPRNADQVPKELKETMSKDAHFVWSKMQKSLIGKITDENCNACGECAAVCPVGALVQTHFKYTSNAWELTSIPASNPHSSDCELIYYNVKQTSIEDKTPKIYRVTNDYEFGEINGAARFGYDFQNDVNRKDRINFQRIIEKIKNGEIKTIKFNSFITNEEAFLLNKFKHKFGIKLINEEAKIYQNFLKNFSKTSGNSLYNGDFENLRNAEFIIVAGSFLRSDSPNTSYKINNALKVNKASGIYFHPLGDKVVDNYSKNFLTCKHSYNQDSEILLWILQRFALNLPINLQDKLTKEFKEIQTTNEDGTQSYTKISKFADILGFDEQKVLALSDKKEKLFLVIGEDFYYSKNAKTLAMLTGLVQKYTPFKVILIPPCTNSLGVSLICDLDEKQEGFTLGYNENCDITFSVFGGDLDAPALNQQEGTFCNIEKRVVPTNAALPHIGYELNDFAKELGFGEEFVIDFTPKLSENLHFKSIKFDDLENFYDNAGNSHRGYKLQSQNFQSKDEVDLSDISQEDMSETLIYRANPVYQFSKFTNRASLLNESASLYASNEFLEKYGLDEKSVVIIKKDDIKFAIKVSLDKNLAGDIAYLPTFDEKIPFGDIFSQRFASINLTKGGSDE from the coding sequence ATAACTATTCGTATAAATGATCAAATTTGTCAGTGCGATGAAGGCGAATATATATTAAATGTAGCTAGAGCAAATGATATTTTTATACCTACTATGTGTTATTTAAGCCAGTGCTCCCCGACGCTAGCTTGTAGACTTTGTATGGGTGAAGTTGATGGCAAGAGAGTTTATACTTGTAATGCCAAAGCAAAAGACGGGATGGTTGTTTATACAAATACACCAGATATTTTAGAAGAACGCAATGCTATAATGCAAACTTACTGCGTAAATCATCCTTTAGAATGTGGCGTTTGTGATAAAAGTGGCGAATGTCATTTACAAAATTTAACTCATCATATGAAAGTTCAGACACAAAATTTCTCTATAAAAGATAGTTTTAAAAAAGTTCAAGATTGGGGTTTTATAAGTTATGATCCAAGTTTATGTGTAGTTTGTGAAAGATGTATTACTGTTTGTAAAGATAAAATAGGCGACAATATCCTTAAAACTACGCCAAGAAATGCAGATCAAGTCCCAAAAGAGTTAAAAGAAACTATGTCAAAAGATGCTCATTTTGTTTGGAGTAAAATGCAAAAAAGTCTTATAGGCAAGATTACTGATGAAAATTGCAATGCATGTGGCGAATGTGCGGCTGTTTGCCCTGTTGGAGCACTTGTTCAAACTCATTTTAAATATACATCAAATGCTTGGGAACTAACAAGCATTCCAGCTTCAAACCCACATTCAAGCGATTGTGAGTTAATATATTATAATGTAAAACAAACCAGCATAGAAGATAAAACTCCTAAAATTTATAGAGTTACTAATGATTATGAATTTGGAGAGATAAATGGTGCTGCTAGATTTGGATATGATTTTCAAAACGATGTAAATAGAAAAGATAGGATTAATTTTCAAAGAATTATAGAAAAAATAAAAAATGGCGAGATAAAAACTATTAAATTTAATAGTTTTATAACAAATGAAGAGGCATTTTTGCTAAATAAATTTAAACATAAATTTGGTATAAAACTCATAAATGAAGAGGCTAAAATTTATCAAAATTTCTTAAAAAACTTTTCTAAAACTTCTGGAAATTCGCTTTATAATGGAGATTTTGAAAATTTAAGAAATGCTGAGTTTATAATTGTAGCTGGCAGTTTTTTAAGAAGTGATAGTCCAAATACAAGCTATAAAATAAACAATGCATTAAAGGTAAACAAAGCTAGTGGTATTTACTTTCATCCACTTGGAGATAAAGTGGTAGATAATTACTCTAAAAACTTTTTAACTTGCAAACACTCTTATAATCAAGATAGTGAAATTTTGCTTTGGATACTTCAAAGATTTGCTTTAAACTTACCTATAAATTTGCAAGATAAATTAACTAAAGAATTTAAAGAAATACAAACCACAAACGAAGATGGAACTCAAAGTTATACCAAAATTTCTAAATTTGCTGATATTTTAGGTTTTGATGAGCAAAAAGTTTTAGCTCTTAGTGATAAAAAAGAAAAGCTATTTTTAGTAATCGGAGAGGATTTTTACTATAGTAAAAATGCTAAGACATTGGCTATGCTTACTGGTTTAGTTCAAAAATACACTCCATTTAAAGTTATTTTGATACCACCTTGTACAAATTCTCTTGGTGTTTCGCTTATTTGTGATTTGGATGAAAAACAAGAAGGTTTTACTCTTGGATATAATGAAAATTGCGATATAACATTTAGTGTATTTGGTGGAGATCTTGATGCGCCTGCCTTAAATCAACAAGAAGGAACATTTTGCAATATAGAAAAAAGAGTTGTTCCAACAAATGCTGCTTTGCCGCATATTGGATATGAACTTAATGATTTTGCAAAAGAGCTTGGTTTTGGAGAGGAATTTGTGATTGATTTTACACCAAAGCTTAGTGAAAATTTGCATTTTAAGAGTATTAAATTTGATGATTTAGAAAATTTTTATGATAATGCCGGAAATTCTCATAGAGGCTACAAACTTCAATCACAAAATTTTCAATCAAAAGATGAAGTTGATTTAAGCGATATTTCGCAAGAAGATATGAGTGAAACCCTGATATATAGGGCAAATCCGGTTTATCAATTTAGTAAATTTACAAATAGAGCGAGTTTGTTAAATGAGAGTGCTTCTTTGTATGCAAGTAATGAGTTTTTAGAAAAATACGGCTTAGACGAAAAAAGCGTGGTTATTATAAAAAAAGATGACATAAAATTTGCTATAAAGGTGAGTTTAGATAAAAATTTAGCAGGAGATATAGCTTATCTTCCTACATTTGATGAAAAAATACCTTTTGGGGATATTTTTTCGCAAAGATTTGCGTCTATAAATTTAACCAAAGGAGGAAGTGATGAGTGA
- the rplF gene encoding 50S ribosomal protein L6, translating to MSRIGKQPISIPSGIDVSVKDSVVVFKKGNTTKELDTRGHVCIKVEDGKLVFASKSDERQDRAYWGTYRALANNVIIGLTNGFEKKLEINGVGYKAAVKGKVLELNLGFSHVVNYQLPEGIEASVDKNIITIKGVDKQVVGQVAAQVRGFRPPEPYKGKGVKYAQERIIRKAGKTAKK from the coding sequence ATGTCTCGTATAGGTAAGCAACCTATCTCAATTCCAAGTGGAATTGATGTTAGTGTAAAAGATAGTGTAGTAGTATTTAAAAAAGGTAATACTACAAAAGAACTTGACACAAGAGGTCATGTTTGTATTAAAGTTGAAGATGGAAAATTAGTTTTTGCTTCAAAAAGCGATGAAAGACAAGATAGAGCATATTGGGGAACTTATAGAGCTCTTGCAAATAATGTTATAATTGGACTTACAAACGGTTTTGAAAAAAAACTAGAGATAAATGGTGTTGGTTATAAAGCTGCCGTTAAAGGTAAAGTTTTAGAGCTAAATTTAGGTTTTTCACATGTAGTGAACTATCAATTGCCAGAAGGTATTGAAGCTAGTGTTGATAAAAATATTATCACTATTAAAGGTGTTGATAAACAAGTTGTTGGTCAGGTAGCAGCACAGGTTAGAGGATTTAGACCTCCTGAGCCATACAAAGGCAAGGGAGTTAAATATGCTCAAGAGCGTATTATTAGAAAAGCCGGCAAAACAGCTAAGAAGTAG
- the rplO gene encoding 50S ribosomal protein L15 — protein sequence MGLENLQKAQGSTHKTKRIGRGQGSGWGKTATKGGKGQTARKGYNEKRGFEGGQQPLQRRLPKVGFVSKFEKPYVINVEKITAIKELKDITIESIKSVHKLSKSVTKIKLIGSTAKDLATKIKDDNISVSGQK from the coding sequence ATGGGATTAGAAAATTTACAAAAAGCGCAGGGTTCAACTCATAAAACTAAAAGAATTGGTCGTGGACAAGGTAGTGGCTGGGGAAAAACAGCTACAAAAGGTGGTAAAGGTCAAACAGCTAGAAAAGGTTATAATGAAAAAAGAGGTTTTGAGGGTGGTCAACAACCGCTTCAAAGAAGACTTCCAAAAGTTGGATTTGTTTCTAAATTTGAAAAACCTTATGTTATTAATGTAGAAAAAATAACAGCCATTAAAGAGCTAAAAGATATAACAATTGAGAGTATAAAAAGTGTTCATAAACTTTCAAAAAGCGTTACTAAAATAAAACTAATAGGATCAACTGCTAAAGATTTAGCAACTAAAATAAAAGACGACAATATTAGCGTTAGTGGACAAAAATAA
- a CDS encoding NADH-ubiquinone oxidoreductase subunit E family protein, translated as MKRYDLRNHKDNTLNRLKELLDMMKSDEVAIFMFEINDFSIVESSAKIVKEFGCELMNSLKFNQVDWQIVVKKV; from the coding sequence ATGAAAAGATATGACCTAAGAAATCACAAAGATAATACGCTAAATAGACTAAAAGAACTGCTTGATATGATGAAAAGTGATGAAGTTGCGATATTTATGTTTGAAATAAATGATTTTAGCATAGTTGAAAGTTCAGCTAAGATAGTAAAAGAATTTGGCTGTGAGCTTATGAATTCGCTTAAATTTAATCAAGTTGATTGGCAAATTGTAGTGAAAAAGGTGTAA
- the rplE gene encoding 50S ribosomal protein L5 has translation MARLREKYNSSIKNELAKEFDIKNPMLIPSLEKIVISVGVGDSSKDQKVLQNMADTISLIAGQKSVVTNAKKSVAGFKVREGFPVGIKVTLRKDRMYAFLDKLISIALPRVKDFRGLPKNGFDGRGNYNFGLNEQLMFPEVEYDKILKTHGMNIALVTTAKNDKEAFKMLELFGLPFAKGK, from the coding sequence ATGGCAAGATTAAGAGAAAAATATAACTCATCTATAAAAAATGAATTAGCAAAAGAATTTGATATAAAAAATCCTATGCTAATACCATCTCTTGAAAAAATTGTTATAAGTGTTGGTGTTGGCGATAGCAGTAAAGATCAAAAAGTGCTTCAAAATATGGCAGATACTATATCTTTAATAGCTGGACAAAAATCAGTTGTAACAAATGCTAAGAAATCAGTTGCTGGTTTTAAAGTAAGAGAAGGTTTTCCAGTAGGTATCAAAGTTACTCTTAGAAAAGATAGAATGTATGCATTTTTAGATAAACTAATAAGCATTGCTCTTCCAAGAGTAAAAGATTTTCGCGGTCTTCCTAAAAATGGTTTTGATGGAAGAGGAAACTATAACTTTGGTTTAAATGAGCAATTAATGTTTCCAGAAGTTGAGTATGATAAAATTTTAAAAACTCACGGTATGAACATCGCTTTAGTTACAACAGCTAAAAATGATAAAGAGGCTTTCAAAATGCTTGAGCTTTTTGGTTTGCCTTTTGCAAAAGGAAAATAA
- the rpsE gene encoding 30S ribosomal protein S5, which yields MEKYNKEEFSEVIVDIGRVTKVVKGGRRFRFTALVVVGNKNGLVGFGFGKAKEVPDAIRKAVDDAFKNIIKVNIKGTTIAHDIEVKYNASKILLKPASEGTGVIAGGSTRPIIELAGIKDILTKSLGSNNSANVVRATIKALSMLKN from the coding sequence ATGGAAAAATATAATAAAGAAGAATTTAGCGAAGTAATAGTTGATATTGGTCGTGTTACAAAGGTTGTTAAAGGCGGTAGAAGATTTAGATTTACAGCTCTTGTTGTTGTAGGAAACAAGAATGGTCTTGTTGGTTTTGGATTTGGTAAAGCAAAAGAAGTTCCAGATGCTATAAGAAAAGCTGTTGATGATGCTTTTAAAAATATTATAAAAGTAAATATCAAAGGTACAACTATAGCTCACGATATAGAAGTTAAATACAATGCTAGTAAAATTTTACTAAAACCTGCTAGCGAAGGTACTGGTGTTATAGCTGGTGGTTCAACTCGTCCTATTATAGAGCTTGCTGGTATTAAAGATATCCTTACAAAATCACTTGGTTCAAATAATTCAGCTAATGTTGTAAGAGCTACCATAAAAGCGTTAAGTATGCTTAAAAACTAA
- the rpsH gene encoding 30S ribosomal protein S8 codes for MLNDLISDGLTRIRNAYMRKLDTAKLLHSNVVEAVLTILVEEKYVENYNIVEEDKKKFINVVLRYDENGKPAINEIKRVSKPGRRIYKGRDDIKRFKNGYGISIISTSKGVLSNKKAHSAGVGGEVLCTVW; via the coding sequence ATGTTAAATGATTTAATTTCAGACGGACTAACTCGCATTAGAAACGCATATATGAGAAAGCTTGACACTGCAAAATTACTTCATTCAAATGTTGTAGAAGCAGTTTTAACAATCTTGGTAGAAGAGAAATATGTTGAAAACTACAATATAGTTGAAGAAGATAAAAAGAAATTTATCAATGTAGTTTTAAGATATGATGAAAATGGCAAACCTGCTATAAATGAAATAAAAAGGGTTTCAAAACCAGGCAGAAGAATTTATAAAGGCAGGGATGATATAAAAAGATTTAAAAATGGTTATGGAATTAGCATCATCAGTACTAGTAAAGGTGTTTTAAGTAATAAAAAAGCACATTCAGCTGGTGTTGGTGGTGAAGTTTTGTGCACTGTTTGGTAA